A window of the Lactuca sativa cultivar Salinas chromosome 5, Lsat_Salinas_v11, whole genome shotgun sequence genome harbors these coding sequences:
- the LOC111897278 gene encoding uncharacterized protein LOC111897278 yields MAKLVLVMPISTVASESAFSTGGRVIDESRSSLTHVTAEALIYAQDWIWDTPIDILFKKYDDFIHGRDAREVGANRNRNWGVVKGVAWMRIYLNFKDELGIGEEIYVDVD; encoded by the exons ATGGCGAAACTTGTATTAGTAATGCCAATCTCTACAGTTGCATCAGAGTCGGCATTTAGTACTGGCGGGAGGGTGATTGATGAAAGTAGAAGCTCCCTTACACATGTGACTGCCGAAGCTTTGATTTACGCACAAGATTGGATATGGGACACCCCAATTGATATCCTATTTAAAAAATATGACGACTTTATACATGGAAGAGACGCGAGAGAAGTTGGTGCCAATAGAAACCg GAATTGGGGTGTGGTCAAGGGAGTTGCATGGATGAGGATTTACTTGaattttaaag ATGAATTGGGAATTGGTGAAGAGATTTATGTGGATGTGGATTGA